Proteins from one Arthrobacter sp. DNA4 genomic window:
- a CDS encoding tartrate dehydrogenase, with translation MSKPHRIAVIPGDGIGTEVVPEGLRVLDAAAAAFDLNLKYEHFDYASADYYTRHGKMLPDGWFEELNQFDSIFFGAVGWPDVVPDHVSLWGSLLQFRRHFDQYVSLRPVKLLPGVPSPLTGRDPGDVDFYVVRENTEGEYSSIGGKIFEDTDRETVVQETVMTRTGVDRILKYAFELAQSRPKKHLTSATKSNGISITMPYWDERVEAMAKGFVDLEVDKYHIDILAANFVMHPDWFDVVVASNLFGDILSDLGPACTGTIGIAPSGNINPERKFPSLFEPVHGSAPDIAGKGIANPIGQIWCAAMMLDHLGQPKAAAAITTAMETVLANGHQALTPDMGGNATTEELGKAVASALTTS, from the coding sequence ATGTCGAAACCCCACCGCATCGCAGTCATTCCCGGAGACGGAATCGGCACCGAAGTCGTACCCGAAGGACTGCGCGTCCTGGACGCCGCAGCCGCCGCCTTCGACCTCAACCTCAAATACGAGCACTTCGATTACGCCTCGGCTGACTACTACACCCGGCACGGGAAAATGCTGCCCGACGGGTGGTTCGAGGAACTAAACCAGTTCGACTCCATCTTCTTCGGCGCCGTCGGCTGGCCCGACGTGGTCCCCGACCACGTCTCGCTGTGGGGAAGCCTCCTGCAGTTCCGACGCCATTTCGACCAGTACGTCAGCCTCCGCCCGGTCAAGCTCCTTCCCGGGGTGCCCAGCCCCCTCACCGGGCGGGACCCGGGCGACGTCGACTTCTATGTCGTGCGCGAAAACACCGAAGGCGAATACTCCAGTATCGGCGGGAAAATCTTCGAAGACACCGACCGCGAAACAGTGGTCCAGGAAACCGTCATGACCCGCACCGGCGTGGACCGCATCCTCAAGTACGCCTTCGAGCTCGCCCAGAGCCGGCCCAAGAAGCACCTGACCTCCGCCACGAAGAGCAACGGCATCTCCATCACCATGCCCTACTGGGACGAACGCGTGGAAGCCATGGCCAAGGGCTTCGTCGATCTGGAGGTCGACAAGTACCACATCGACATCCTGGCCGCGAACTTCGTCATGCACCCCGACTGGTTCGACGTCGTCGTCGCCAGCAACCTCTTCGGCGACATCCTCTCCGACCTCGGACCGGCCTGCACCGGAACCATCGGCATCGCACCCAGCGGAAACATCAACCCCGAACGCAAATTCCCCAGCCTCTTCGAACCCGTCCACGGGTCCGCCCCGGACATCGCCGGCAAAGGCATCGCCAACCCCATCGGCCAGATCTGGTGCGCCGCCATGATGCTGGACCACCTGGGACAACCCAAAGCCGCCGCCGCCATCACCACCGCCATGGAAACCGTGCTCGCCAACGGACATCAGGCACTCACACCGGACATGGGCGGCAATGCCACCACAGAGGAACTGGGCAAAGCAGTGGCATCGGCCCTGACGACATCATGA
- a CDS encoding TetR/AcrR family transcriptional regulator — MVHTYDLPTAVDDLASAPPRRASGSARERILDAAYELFLHRGIRDVGINELISRAGVAKATFYTHFTSKDELVLAYLERCHQDLTVEAIIADTGRRTANPAGRILAIFDVLDGWFRQDDFQACAFVSTMLEMGPAHPLGIASIEYLAQVRVFIRALAVEAGLEQPDIFARSCHILTKGSIISAVEGDRESAVFAKRMAASLIRDHGGEVPIAP, encoded by the coding sequence ATGGTCCACACATATGACTTACCGACCGCCGTCGATGATCTCGCCTCTGCTCCCCCGCGGAGGGCCTCTGGTAGCGCCAGGGAACGCATCCTGGACGCCGCTTACGAGCTGTTCCTACACCGGGGCATCCGCGATGTCGGCATCAATGAGTTGATCTCAAGGGCCGGGGTCGCCAAAGCCACGTTCTACACGCACTTCACGTCAAAGGATGAACTGGTCCTTGCCTACCTGGAGCGCTGCCACCAGGACCTGACCGTTGAGGCGATCATCGCCGACACCGGAAGGCGGACCGCGAACCCCGCTGGCCGGATATTGGCTATTTTTGATGTCCTGGATGGGTGGTTCCGCCAGGATGACTTCCAGGCCTGCGCCTTCGTCAGCACCATGCTGGAAATGGGCCCCGCCCACCCACTGGGAATTGCATCCATCGAGTATTTAGCGCAGGTCCGGGTGTTCATACGGGCCCTGGCCGTGGAGGCCGGCCTTGAACAACCCGACATTTTCGCCCGCTCTTGCCACATCCTGACAAAGGGTTCGATTATTTCAGCGGTCGAGGGAGACCGGGAGTCAGCGGTCTTCGCCAAACGCATGGCTGCTTCCCTCATCCGAGACCACGGAGGTGAGGTCCCGATCGCCCCCTGA
- a CDS encoding cation:dicarboxylate symporter family transporter, translated as MSSHTMQHHQHSPHPPKQLSRFGRLIRELWFQVLLGGVLGILVGIFIPQVGSQLTPLSDWFIALVKMIIIPVVFCVVTLGVASMDSLRKAGRIGLKALGYFIVLSLISMLIGLVVANVFHPGQGMNIDVSKLNADKIPGAGKSFDGIEFVNSLIPASFFGALTSSAIPAALLVSIVFGAALNLSGESGVLLTGGIRALSTVIFRIVGWLMRLAPIGTFGALAATVAKYGATNLQQLGFLILLFTATCIVYVLVVLGIIARTCGLNIFTVMRYFKDELLIALATCSSEAVLPQVMKKLENMGVGKPTVGIVIPSAFSFNLDGSAIYLTMASVFLAQAVGINLSWEQQLAMVGIMMISSKGTAGVAGGAFIVLAGSLGAVSAIPTAALALIVGVDRLLNEGRVFINVIGNVLATVVVGKWEKDFDLAQARNVIHASGRKKNELPARTADHVESETVDAH; from the coding sequence ATGTCTTCCCACACCATGCAGCACCACCAGCATTCCCCACACCCACCCAAACAGCTCTCTCGGTTCGGGCGCCTGATCCGCGAACTCTGGTTCCAGGTGCTCCTGGGTGGAGTCCTCGGCATCCTCGTCGGTATCTTCATCCCGCAGGTCGGCTCGCAGCTGACCCCGCTGAGCGACTGGTTCATCGCACTGGTCAAGATGATCATCATCCCGGTCGTCTTCTGCGTCGTGACCCTCGGCGTTGCGTCAATGGACAGCCTCCGCAAGGCAGGACGAATCGGCCTCAAAGCCCTCGGCTACTTCATCGTCCTTTCCCTGATTTCGATGCTCATCGGCTTGGTCGTGGCGAACGTCTTCCACCCCGGCCAAGGCATGAACATCGACGTCTCCAAGCTGAACGCCGACAAGATCCCGGGCGCCGGCAAGAGCTTTGACGGCATCGAGTTCGTCAACAGCCTCATCCCGGCATCCTTCTTCGGCGCCCTCACCAGCAGCGCCATCCCGGCCGCCCTCCTGGTCTCCATCGTCTTCGGCGCAGCACTGAACCTCTCGGGCGAATCCGGCGTCCTGCTCACCGGCGGCATCCGCGCCCTATCCACCGTTATTTTCCGGATCGTTGGCTGGCTCATGCGCCTGGCACCCATCGGCACCTTCGGCGCCCTTGCCGCCACCGTGGCCAAGTACGGGGCCACCAACCTTCAGCAGCTCGGCTTCCTCATCCTGCTCTTCACCGCCACATGCATCGTTTACGTCCTCGTCGTCCTCGGCATCATCGCCCGGACCTGCGGCCTGAACATCTTCACCGTCATGCGCTACTTCAAAGACGAGCTCCTGATCGCCCTGGCAACATGCTCCAGCGAGGCCGTGCTCCCGCAGGTCATGAAGAAGCTCGAAAACATGGGCGTCGGCAAGCCGACCGTCGGCATCGTCATCCCATCCGCGTTCTCCTTCAACCTCGACGGATCCGCGATCTACCTCACCATGGCATCCGTCTTCCTGGCTCAGGCCGTCGGGATCAACCTCTCCTGGGAACAGCAACTGGCCATGGTCGGCATCATGATGATTTCCAGCAAGGGAACAGCCGGCGTCGCCGGCGGAGCCTTCATCGTGCTCGCCGGCTCCCTCGGAGCCGTCAGCGCCATCCCCACCGCGGCCCTCGCCCTCATCGTCGGTGTTGACCGCCTCCTGAACGAAGGCCGCGTCTTCATCAACGTCATCGGCAACGTGCTGGCAACAGTCGTCGTCGGCAAATGGGAGAAAGACTTCGACCTGGCACAGGCCCGCAACGTGATACACGCATCGGGTCGAAAGAAAAACGAACTTCCTGCAAGGACGGCCGACCACGTCGAGAGCGAGACGGTCGACGCCCACTAA
- a CDS encoding enolase C-terminal domain-like protein — protein sequence MDCTIIAVVSDVFVDGKPLVGYGFNSNGRYNATGILQDRILPRLLDAPAEDLMDENGELSPEKAWDIMMSNEKPGGHGERSVAVGVADMALHDLAAKIAGVPLYRWISDHYGDGNPDKDVFVYAAGGYYAPGKTLEDLQNEMRGFLDQGYNIVKMKIGGADLAEDLRRIEAVIDVLDGDASRLMVDVNGKFDLDTALEYGKAIDKYGLFWYEEVGDPLDYALNATLSEHYKNPIATGENLFSLQDARNLVRYGGMRPDRDFIQVDPALSYGLTEYRRIQDMLAQHGWSSRRCIPHGGHQFSLHIAAALKLGGNESYPGEFQPTGGFTDDAVIVNSRVAPGDLPGIGLEGKAEFYKVLRGLHE from the coding sequence ATGGACTGCACGATCATCGCCGTGGTCAGCGACGTGTTCGTCGATGGCAAGCCCCTGGTTGGCTACGGCTTCAACTCCAACGGCCGCTACAACGCTACGGGCATCCTGCAGGACCGCATCCTGCCGCGCCTGCTGGATGCTCCTGCCGAGGACCTCATGGATGAGAACGGCGAACTGTCACCGGAGAAGGCGTGGGACATCATGATGTCCAACGAAAAGCCCGGTGGCCACGGCGAACGGTCGGTCGCCGTGGGTGTGGCCGACATGGCGCTGCACGACCTCGCCGCAAAGATCGCCGGTGTCCCCTTGTACCGCTGGATCTCGGACCACTACGGTGACGGCAATCCGGACAAGGACGTCTTCGTTTATGCCGCCGGCGGCTACTACGCCCCCGGCAAGACGCTGGAAGACCTGCAGAACGAAATGCGCGGCTTCCTCGACCAGGGCTACAACATTGTCAAGATGAAGATCGGCGGCGCCGACCTGGCGGAGGACCTCCGCCGCATCGAAGCCGTCATCGACGTCCTCGACGGCGATGCTTCCCGCCTCATGGTGGACGTCAACGGCAAATTCGACCTGGACACCGCCCTGGAATATGGAAAAGCCATCGATAAGTACGGACTGTTCTGGTACGAAGAAGTCGGCGACCCGCTGGACTACGCCCTCAACGCCACCCTTTCCGAGCACTACAAGAACCCGATCGCGACCGGCGAGAACCTGTTCTCCCTCCAGGACGCACGGAACCTGGTCCGCTACGGCGGCATGCGCCCGGACCGCGACTTCATCCAGGTCGACCCGGCCCTGAGCTACGGCCTCACCGAATACCGCCGCATCCAGGACATGCTTGCCCAGCACGGCTGGTCCTCCCGCCGCTGCATCCCGCACGGCGGACACCAGTTCTCCCTGCACATCGCCGCAGCCCTCAAGCTCGGCGGCAACGAGTCCTACCCCGGCGAATTCCAGCCCACCGGCGGCTTTACCGACGACGCAGTCATCGTCAACAGCCGCGTAGCCCCCGGCGACCTTCCCGGCATCGGCCTGGAAGGCAAAGCCGAGTTCTACAAGGTCCTGCGCGGACTGCACGAGTAA
- a CDS encoding MFS transporter translates to MTETLLPKKTPVRAAVAAWIGTTLEYYDFAVYGTSSALILNVLFFSPELPQGISVLLAMVTFAVGYAVRPLGSLILGPLGDRRGRKFVMMITLFGIGGCTFLIGCLPTYAQIGPLAPILLVLIRVIQGLCLSGEQPSAITMSLEHASEGRRGFLASFTTLGSSSGTLLTLLVFIPIAAMPSEQLLSWGWRLPFWASAVVVVAAYLIRRHIQEPPEFVKVQTAKVNVAPLRHLLRFHWRAVLRIVFCALIAGTSYMMQTFSVAFGTAGYKLDKPTMLLTTTVSAVIALGITPLAGFLVDKIGRKTMFLIATGGVGITMVPYLWSITTGNWSLIFLFGIVNYSLFYSMVNASWPAFFAEMFPGRLRVSGLALGTQIGFAISGVIGPVLSTALAGPDLKDWVGPSMVALGFMVLAGISALTAKETKKYTLKELDEVQQSERETAVLTAATVSAGTATATHGLAG, encoded by the coding sequence ATGACTGAAACCTTACTTCCGAAGAAGACCCCGGTCAGGGCCGCGGTCGCGGCCTGGATCGGCACGACGCTGGAGTACTACGACTTCGCCGTGTACGGCACCTCGTCCGCGTTGATTCTGAACGTCCTCTTCTTCTCGCCCGAGCTCCCCCAGGGCATCAGCGTGCTGCTCGCCATGGTCACCTTCGCGGTCGGCTACGCGGTACGCCCGCTCGGCTCTCTCATCCTGGGGCCGCTGGGTGACCGCCGCGGCCGCAAGTTCGTCATGATGATCACGCTGTTCGGCATCGGCGGCTGTACCTTCCTGATCGGGTGCCTGCCCACGTACGCCCAAATCGGTCCTCTTGCTCCGATCCTGCTCGTGCTGATCCGCGTCATCCAAGGACTGTGCCTTTCCGGCGAGCAGCCCAGTGCCATCACCATGAGCCTGGAGCATGCTTCCGAGGGCCGACGCGGCTTCCTTGCGAGCTTCACCACGTTGGGATCCTCCTCCGGCACGCTGCTCACACTGCTGGTCTTCATCCCGATCGCAGCCATGCCCTCGGAGCAGTTGCTGAGTTGGGGTTGGCGGCTTCCATTCTGGGCCTCTGCCGTCGTAGTCGTCGCTGCATACCTGATCCGCCGCCACATCCAGGAGCCGCCTGAGTTCGTAAAGGTCCAGACCGCCAAGGTGAACGTCGCCCCCCTCAGGCACCTTTTGCGCTTCCACTGGCGCGCGGTGCTGCGGATCGTATTCTGTGCGCTCATCGCGGGCACAAGCTACATGATGCAGACCTTCTCGGTGGCGTTCGGGACCGCCGGATACAAGCTGGATAAGCCGACCATGCTCCTGACGACCACAGTCTCGGCAGTGATCGCCCTCGGAATCACGCCCCTGGCAGGATTCCTTGTGGACAAGATCGGCCGCAAAACGATGTTCCTCATCGCAACGGGCGGCGTAGGAATCACGATGGTGCCCTACCTCTGGTCAATCACGACCGGCAACTGGTCGCTGATCTTCCTGTTTGGCATCGTCAACTACTCCCTCTTCTACTCAATGGTTAATGCGTCCTGGCCCGCGTTCTTCGCCGAGATGTTCCCCGGCCGGCTGCGCGTCTCCGGGCTCGCCCTTGGCACCCAGATCGGCTTCGCCATTTCGGGCGTCATCGGCCCCGTACTCTCGACAGCACTCGCTGGCCCCGATCTGAAAGATTGGGTCGGCCCGTCCATGGTCGCGCTCGGGTTCATGGTCCTGGCAGGGATCTCAGCCCTCACCGCGAAGGAGACCAAAAAGTACACGCTCAAGGAACTCGACGAGGTGCAGCAGAGTGAGCGGGAGACGGCCGTCCTCACGGCCGCGACCGTGTCCGCGGGCACAGCTACAGCTACCCACGGCCTCGCTGGTTAG
- a CDS encoding phosphoglycerate dehydrogenase yields the protein MARRILITTDYLHAGDTVYDLLRDHGLEPVYAPSRGSRTLEERRSLFDGISGAILASEPVTADMLSAAASLKVIARSGVGYDSIDVEAAAAQGIRVCNAPATNHHSVAELAIGLIIMSARRLLEVTTAVRQGGWPREAGHELRGSTLGIVGYGPSGRATASLGAALGMNVLVNTAHPDPANTTFHYTDLDTVIANADYLSLHTRAGQSSGKLIDAPRLQRMKPTAVLINTARGSLVDEQALAKALSDGTIAGAALDVLESEPLPDDSPLRGLENVLITSHLAGQTIEARARAGLAAAHAVIDVLENREPAHPVDR from the coding sequence ATGGCCCGGCGCATACTCATCACTACCGACTACCTGCACGCCGGAGATACCGTCTACGACCTCCTCCGCGACCATGGCCTGGAACCCGTCTACGCACCGTCCAGAGGCTCACGGACACTGGAGGAACGCCGCTCACTGTTCGACGGCATCTCCGGAGCCATCCTCGCCAGCGAACCGGTCACCGCCGACATGCTCTCCGCCGCCGCATCCCTGAAAGTCATCGCCCGCAGCGGCGTGGGATACGACTCCATCGACGTCGAGGCCGCGGCCGCACAAGGAATCAGGGTCTGCAACGCCCCCGCAACAAACCACCACTCGGTCGCCGAACTGGCCATCGGACTGATCATCATGTCCGCACGCCGCCTCCTGGAGGTCACCACCGCCGTCCGCCAAGGCGGCTGGCCCCGGGAAGCCGGCCATGAGCTCCGAGGTTCCACCCTGGGAATAGTCGGCTACGGGCCCAGCGGACGCGCCACGGCAAGCCTGGGCGCAGCGCTCGGCATGAACGTCCTGGTCAACACCGCCCACCCAGACCCAGCAAACACCACGTTCCACTACACGGATCTCGACACCGTCATCGCCAACGCCGACTACCTCTCCCTGCACACCCGCGCAGGCCAAAGCTCCGGCAAACTCATCGACGCGCCCCGGCTGCAAAGAATGAAACCCACCGCAGTCCTTATCAACACCGCCCGCGGCTCCCTCGTGGACGAACAAGCCTTGGCCAAAGCACTCTCCGACGGCACTATCGCCGGCGCCGCACTGGACGTACTCGAGAGCGAACCCCTACCCGACGACAGCCCCCTACGCGGCCTGGAGAATGTGCTCATCACCTCCCACCTCGCCGGACAAACGATCGAGGCACGGGCACGGGCCGGGCTGGCAGCCGCACACGCCGTCATCGACGTCCTCGAAAACCGCGAACCGGCCCACCCGGTCGACCGCTAA
- a CDS encoding MarR family transcriptional regulator, producing MPDMNSWPTGRLLSTAARLVEHSWNEKLAHAGLTHAGVIALDVLSRAEEPMSQAKIAQRVRVQNQTMGKTLTRLEAWAYIRRQPSPSDRRSQVVSITDLGARVISEAREVDRTVLTHSAADGGNLRKELQAIVQLLASNAMQNPATGNYTPPRTYR from the coding sequence ATGCCCGACATGAATTCCTGGCCTACCGGCCGCCTCCTATCAACCGCGGCCAGGCTCGTCGAACATTCATGGAACGAGAAACTGGCCCATGCCGGGCTCACCCACGCCGGAGTGATAGCCCTCGATGTACTATCCAGAGCCGAGGAGCCCATGAGCCAGGCGAAAATTGCCCAAAGGGTCCGTGTCCAGAACCAGACAATGGGCAAGACCTTGACCCGCCTGGAGGCATGGGCCTACATCCGCCGACAGCCCAGCCCTTCCGACCGCAGAAGCCAGGTCGTCTCCATCACCGACCTCGGCGCCCGGGTGATCAGCGAGGCCCGTGAAGTGGACCGCACAGTATTGACTCATTCGGCAGCGGATGGCGGCAATCTCCGCAAGGAACTGCAAGCCATCGTTCAACTGCTCGCCTCCAACGCCATGCAAAACCCGGCAACCGGTAACTACACGCCTCCTAGGACATATCGCTAG
- a CDS encoding CoA ester lyase produces MTQPTYMPQSTEDTSYSTPVPGNVLPGFIPERNIPAEIARSWLLVNAMKPELFDQSAVSRADSIILDIEDAVDPSQKDQARNNVIDWLTAGGKAWVRINDATSPFWADDLAGLRGTPGLLGVMLAKTESADQVTESYHRMDGKTPVIPLVESALGIEEANHIAKAQGAFRLAFGSGDFRRDTGMAATPDAMAYPRAKLVVASRVGNLPGPIDGPTVGTNHPILREQTGITVMMGMTGKLCLAIDQTPVINEVISPTPSDVAWATDFMNDFEANGRVIRDGSDLPRLGRAEKIMKLAVAFGVQPAG; encoded by the coding sequence ATGACGCAGCCCACCTACATGCCCCAAAGCACCGAAGACACCTCCTACTCCACCCCGGTGCCAGGCAATGTGCTTCCGGGCTTCATTCCGGAACGCAATATCCCTGCAGAGATCGCCCGTTCCTGGCTGCTGGTCAATGCCATGAAGCCGGAGCTCTTCGACCAGTCGGCCGTCTCCCGTGCCGATTCGATCATCCTGGATATTGAAGACGCGGTGGACCCGTCGCAGAAGGACCAGGCCCGGAACAACGTCATCGACTGGCTGACCGCCGGTGGCAAGGCCTGGGTCCGGATCAACGACGCCACCAGCCCGTTCTGGGCCGATGACCTCGCCGGTCTCCGCGGCACGCCCGGCCTGCTGGGAGTCATGCTCGCCAAGACCGAATCCGCGGACCAGGTGACCGAGAGCTACCACCGCATGGACGGCAAGACGCCCGTGATCCCGCTGGTGGAATCCGCGCTCGGCATCGAGGAAGCCAACCACATCGCCAAGGCCCAGGGCGCGTTCCGCCTGGCCTTCGGCTCCGGTGACTTCCGCCGCGACACGGGCATGGCCGCCACCCCCGACGCCATGGCCTACCCGCGCGCCAAGCTCGTCGTCGCCAGCCGCGTCGGCAACCTCCCCGGCCCCATCGACGGCCCCACCGTCGGCACCAACCATCCCATCCTGCGCGAGCAGACCGGCATCACCGTGATGATGGGCATGACCGGCAAGCTCTGCCTGGCCATCGACCAAACACCGGTCATCAACGAGGTCATCAGCCCCACGCCGTCGGACGTCGCCTGGGCCACCGACTTCATGAACGACTTCGAAGCCAACGGCCGCGTCATCCGCGACGGCTCCGACCTGCCCCGCCTGGGCCGCGCCGAGAAGATCATGAAACTCGCCGTCGCCTTCGGAGTGCAGCCGGCAGGTTAG
- a CDS encoding GntR family transcriptional regulator, producing the protein MSTNVFSSKGSLAYSELRQMILSGALAPGSRISQYELAENMQMSITPLREAIRRLSSEGLITMDTHRDSKVADMSAAEARELLEVRLSLEPSATELAAYRRTDADVAIIRAAAEKLLPVTRVWGEDAIIAHRDFHRAVYTASHNATLIKLLDDLWDKSDRYRRIGLELPSADEPRTIDLNQHHRILELVTAGDGPGAAELARTHIANSLTASVTGALQERENESSSDLERTA; encoded by the coding sequence ATGAGTACCAACGTCTTTTCGAGTAAGGGCAGCCTGGCGTACAGCGAACTACGCCAGATGATCCTCTCCGGCGCCTTAGCCCCCGGCTCGCGTATTTCCCAATACGAGTTGGCCGAGAACATGCAGATGAGCATCACCCCCCTGCGTGAAGCCATCCGTCGGCTCTCGAGCGAGGGGCTGATCACGATGGACACCCACCGCGACTCGAAGGTTGCCGACATGAGCGCCGCCGAAGCCCGCGAGCTGCTGGAAGTCCGCCTCTCGCTGGAGCCGTCCGCAACGGAACTGGCCGCCTACCGCCGGACCGACGCTGATGTCGCCATCATCCGGGCGGCCGCCGAAAAACTGCTCCCTGTAACACGCGTGTGGGGAGAGGACGCCATCATTGCTCATCGCGACTTCCACCGCGCCGTCTACACTGCTTCTCACAACGCGACCCTGATCAAGCTCCTGGATGACCTCTGGGACAAGTCCGACCGCTACCGGCGCATCGGCCTGGAGCTGCCTTCCGCTGACGAGCCCCGCACCATTGACCTGAACCAGCACCACCGAATCCTTGAACTCGTCACCGCGGGAGACGGGCCCGGAGCGGCGGAACTCGCTCGTACCCACATCGCCAACAGCCTCACAGCATCGGTGACCGGTGCCCTGCAGGAGCGGGAGAACGAATCCTCATCCGACCTTGAGAGAACCGCCTAA